The following are from one region of the Microbacterium paraoxydans genome:
- a CDS encoding phage holin family protein, which yields MTDATPTPSEQKAETTSLGDLLSEVTTDLSTLMRQELELAKAELKQSATRAGRGAGMLGGAGYGALMAVFFLSVALWWALGAYVTGLGWSAVIVAVIWAVIALVLFVMGRKQLKSIEGAPRTVDSLKRIPDAVKRNEENK from the coding sequence ATGACCGACGCCACCCCCACGCCCTCGGAGCAGAAGGCGGAGACCACGTCACTCGGCGATCTGCTCAGCGAGGTCACCACCGATCTGTCGACCCTCATGCGGCAGGAGCTGGAGCTGGCCAAAGCCGAGCTCAAGCAGTCGGCCACGCGTGCGGGCCGGGGGGCGGGGATGCTCGGCGGAGCGGGATACGGCGCACTGATGGCCGTGTTCTTCCTGTCGGTCGCCCTCTGGTGGGCCCTCGGGGCCTATGTCACCGGCCTCGGCTGGTCGGCCGTGATCGTCGCCGTCATCTGGGCGGTGATCGCGCTCGTCCTGTTCGTGATGGGACGCAAGCAGTTGAAGAGCATCGAAGGGGCTCCGCGCACCGTGGACAGCCTCAAGCGCATCCCTGATGCGGTGAAGAGGAATGAGGAGAACAAATGA
- a CDS encoding DUF3618 domain-containing protein, translated as MSDSPDAIRADIERTRAEFGRDVDALADKVTPSKVVHRQTQKMKGAVRSAVDRVMGAADDAGDRLGDASSSVADAGRHTVAKAQGNPLAVGLMAFAAGLVVAAVIPASSKEKELAEDIKEKAQPLVDEATDVAKTIGQDLKEPAQEAFAAVKDEAAGAAAHVRDDATHAVDEVKSSAQDARDNVTGGN; from the coding sequence ATGAGCGATTCACCCGACGCGATCCGCGCCGACATCGAGCGGACCCGAGCGGAGTTCGGCAGGGATGTCGATGCCCTCGCCGACAAGGTCACCCCCTCGAAGGTCGTGCACCGGCAGACGCAGAAGATGAAGGGCGCCGTGCGCTCGGCGGTCGACCGCGTCATGGGCGCCGCCGACGACGCGGGGGACCGACTGGGGGATGCCTCCTCCTCGGTCGCCGACGCCGGACGGCACACCGTGGCCAAGGCGCAGGGCAACCCGCTGGCGGTGGGGCTCATGGCCTTCGCTGCGGGGCTCGTCGTGGCCGCCGTCATCCCCGCCTCCTCGAAGGAGAAGGAACTGGCCGAGGACATCAAGGAGAAGGCCCAGCCTCTCGTCGATGAGGCGACCGACGTCGCCAAGACCATCGGCCAGGACCTCAAGGAGCCGGCACAGGAGGCCTTCGCCGCCGTCAAGGACGAGGCCGCGGGTGCCGCCGCCCACGTCCGTGACGACGCGACCCACGCGGTCGACGAGGTCAAGAGCAGCGCTCAGGACGCTCGCGACAACG